The sequence GCGGCTGCGGCCGCGATCGACCGTGCAAAGCGCCACCGGCATCCGCGCGCAGCAGGTCGTGCAGCGCTCGCGCGGCTTCACGGCGGGCGCGTTCAACTTGCGCGAGTTCTTCCACGGGAAGACGCCGCAGACGTTGCGGCGCGTGAAGTGGACGTTCCTGATCTGCGCGTTCGCGGTGCCGTTCGCGCTGCTCGCGATCGGCGGCGCGACGGCGCCCGCCGTCATGTCGTTCGCGCTCGCGTGCGGCGCATTCGCGATCCAGTATGCGGGGCTCGTCGCCGAGCGCTGGTTCTTCTTCGCCGAAGCGCGGCATCCGCAGAACGTCTATTACCAAAGCGCCGCGTGAGCGGCGGCGCTCGCGCCGCGGGCGAAGACGGCGTCCGGCCGCGGCGGGCCGAGCACGCGGCGCGATCGGGCGGCGTGCTTGTCGGGCGAGCCGCCGGCGCGCGCCGCCCGTCCCGCGCTTTCCGTTTCGATGCGTTGATGGCGCGGCGGCGCCGGGCTTTTCGGCTTTTCGGCTTTTCGGCTTTTCGGCTTTTCGGCTTTTCGGCTTTTCGGCTTTTCGGCTTTTCGGCTTTTCGGCTTTTCGGCTTTGAGGTTTTGAGGTTTCGAGGTTTCGAGGTTTCGAGGTTTCGATCTCTCGACTCCCCTGCTCCGGCGATTGCACGCCGCCGTCCGCCCTCTGCCTGCCGCGGTCCTCCCTTTCGCGTCCCCCTTCCTGATTCCAACTTCCCGCGCGCGCCGTGCGCCACACGCCGCCGGCGGCTCCATCCTTCATGCCGGCGCCGTTCCTGCTCCTCGCGACCTACCCCCACACGCCCGACGTCCCCATTCCGTCATGGCGGGCGTCCTTGACTACGATCAACCGCCGCCCGTCAAACCGTAGCAGCATGGTCGACGTGAAACCGATTCGAGGCGGGGCGCTCGTCAATCTTCCGTCGTGGGCAATGCGCCGACCGTCGGGCCGCCACGCGGCTCGACAAAGGTGAAGCTTTACGGGAGCGAGGGTGAGCTTTTACAGGGGCTGATAGCGATCGGCTCCGAGCAACGCCCGAGCATGACAAGCAACCCGCCGGCGGCATATGGACCCGAGCATGATTCGGCTGGGTTGCGTTGTTACCCGCTCACGAAAAAAGCCGTACGCTCGCGCGCCGCGCTCTTGTGCGGCGCGCGAGCGTGACGAGCGTGACGAGCGTGACGAGCGGGACGTGCGGGACGTGCGGGACGTGCGGGACGAGCGGGACGTGCGGGACGAGCGGGACGTGCGGGACGTGCGGGACGTGCGGGACGTGCGGGACGTGCGGGACGTGCGGGACGTGCGCCATGCGCGTGACAGGCGCGGCGGCGCGACGCCCGGCAACTGCAATGCGTTGCGCCGCGAAGCGCACATCGCGCCGAGCATGGGAAAACACGCACCGTCCGCGCCGTCGCAACCGGTCGGCCCGAACACGTTTCGAACAACCCAAGGAACGGCCCTTGCGACATCCAGGCTCCCGGCTCACCCGATTCCGGCTCGCGGCGGCGGCCTGCTGTCTCGCATTGGCAAGCGCCGCGCGCCCCGCGTTCGCCGGCGCGAACGCGCCCGCCGCCGAACCGCCCACCGATGCGCAGCGCCCCGCGATCCTCGTCTATCACCGCTTCTCGACGTCCGCGCCGCCCGATTCGATGACCGTGCGCGTCAGCACGTTCGGCGCGCAGCTCGCGTTCCTGCGCGCGCACGGTTACACGTTCGTGCCGCTGCGCGACGTCGTCGCGTGGGCGGCTTCGCCGTCCGCGCCGCTGCCGGACAAGGCGATCGCGATCACCGTCGACGACGGCCACCGCTCGGTGTACGAACTGCTGCGCCCGATCGTGCTGCGCGAGCGGCTGCCCGTCACGCTGTTCATCTATCCGTCCGCGATCTCGAACGCGTCGTATGCGATGACATGGGACGAACTGCGCGCGTTGCGCGCCACCGGCCGCTTCGATATCGAATCGCACACGTGGTGGCATCCGAACTTCCGCACCGAGCGGCGGCGCCTCGCACCCGATGCGTTCCGCCGCTTCGCCGCGACCCAGTTCGCCCATTCGCGCGCGCGGCTCGAGCGCGAAATCGGCGGGCCGGTCGATCTGCTCGCATGGCCGTTCGGCCTCTACGACGATGAGCTGACGTCGCTCGCCGCGCAGGCGGGCTACGTCGCGGGCTTCACGCTCGACGCGCGCAAGGTTCGTCGCGGCGACGCGCCGCTCGCGCTGCCGCGCTTCCTGATCGTCGACAGTTGCACGCCGGCCGTGCTGGCGCGGATGCTCGGCGAACGCGGCGACGCGCGTGCCGATTCGCACGCCGATTTACACGTCGATTCACACGCGGAGCAATCGCGATGAGCACGATCGACGGCCGTCCCCGCACACGGCGCGCGCGCGGCGTTCCACCTAAGCGTCGGCACGAAGACAAGTGCATGCCGGTCGTGCTCGCATGGACGCTCGGTGAGCGCGTCGATGTGCGTCCCGATTCGGGCATCGATTTGGACATCGATTTGGAGATCGATTCGGACATCGATTCACATGCCCATACACGCGGAGCAATCGCGATGAGCGCGATCGACGGCCGTCCGCGCATGCCACGCGCGCACCGCGTTCCACCCAAGCGCCGATGCGAAGACAAGTGCATGCCGGCCGTGCTCGCATGGTTGCCCGGCCGGCCCGCACGGCTGCGCGATCGCCGCTGCACATGCAACGAACCGTACCCGAGCACGCTCGGCCGTTCGCCGCGCGCCGGCCGCGCGGTGGCCGCGCATTCGACGGCTGCCGCCGCGACGCCCGCGAATGCGTTCGCCGCCCCGCCCACGGAGAAAGATCGATGACGAACCCGTTCGCCCAATGGTCGAGAGCAAGCGCGTGCGCGCTCGCCATCGCCTGCTTCGCGCCGTCCGGCGCCGCATTCGCCGCGCAGGCCATAGCCGACGTTCCGACCGCCGGCGCGTCGATAGCTTCGGCCGCCTCGACGCCCGCGCCCGGCACGCCGACGAGCGCCGCTGCGGCGGCCCGCTCGTTCGCCACGTCGCCCGCCGCGATCCACGGCGCCGTCGTCGACGCGCGAACCGGCAAGCCGATCCCGGCCGCGATCGTGACGATCGGCGGCCGGCCGCTGCGCGCGGACGATCGGGGCACATTCTCGGCCGACGCCGCGGCCGCCGACATCGCCGTGCGCGCGCCCGGCTATCTGGCGACGCGCGCGCGCGCCGAAGCCGGCCGGCCCGTCACCGTCGCGCTCGCGCCGTTCCGGCCCAAAGCCGTCTATCTGTCCGTGTTCGGCATCACGAGCAAGACGCTGCGCGAAGCCGCGGTGGATCTCAAGGGCGCGACCGCGATCAACGCGCTCGTCGTCGACATGAAGGGCGACCGCGGCATCACGCCGTACCCGAGCGCGGCGCGGCGCGCGTCGGGCGCGGCCGCGCGGACGCCGAACGCCCCCGTCATGCGCGACTTCGCGGCGCTCGTCGCCGATCTGCACCGGCGCGGGCTGTATCTGATCGCGCGAATCGTCGTGTTCAAGGACGATCCGCTCGCCGCCGCACACCCGGAGTGGACGGTGCGCGACGCGGACGGCAACATCTGGCGCGACCGCGAAAAGCTGCGCTGGATCGATCCGTCGCTGCGCGAGACGTGGGCGCACAATCTCGACGTCGCCGAGGAGGCGGCGAAGCTCGGCTTCGACGAAATCCAGTTCGACTACGTGCGCTTTCCGGACGCGCGCGAGCTGCGCTTCAGCGTGCCGAACACGCGCGCGAACCGCACCGCGGCGATCGCGGGCTTCCTGCGGGCGGCGCGCGAGCGGCTT is a genomic window of Burkholderia mallei ATCC 23344 containing:
- a CDS encoding polysaccharide deacetylase family protein, which codes for MLPAHEKSRTLARRALVRRASVTSVTSVTSGTCGTCGTCGTSGTCGTSGTCGTCGTCGTCGTCGTCGTCAMRVTGAAARRPATAMRCAAKRTSRRAWENTHRPRRRNRSARTRFEQPKERPLRHPGSRLTRFRLAAAACCLALASAARPAFAGANAPAAEPPTDAQRPAILVYHRFSTSAPPDSMTVRVSTFGAQLAFLRAHGYTFVPLRDVVAWAASPSAPLPDKAIAITVDDGHRSVYELLRPIVLRERLPVTLFIYPSAISNASYAMTWDELRALRATGRFDIESHTWWHPNFRTERRRLAPDAFRRFAATQFAHSRARLEREIGGPVDLLAWPFGLYDDELTSLAAQAGYVAGFTLDARKVRRGDAPLALPRFLIVDSCTPAVLARMLGERGDARADSHADLHVDSHAEQSR
- a CDS encoding putative glycoside hydrolase is translated as MTNPFAQWSRASACALAIACFAPSGAAFAAQAIADVPTAGASIASAASTPAPGTPTSAAAAARSFATSPAAIHGAVVDARTGKPIPAAIVTIGGRPLRADDRGTFSADAAAADIAVRAPGYLATRARAEAGRPVTVALAPFRPKAVYLSVFGITSKTLREAAVDLKGATAINALVVDMKGDRGITPYPSAARRASGAAARTPNAPVMRDFAALVADLHRRGLYLIARIVVFKDDPLAAAHPEWTVRDADGNIWRDREKLRWIDPSLRETWAHNLDVAEEAAKLGFDEIQFDYVRFPDARELRFSVPNTRANRTAAIAGFLRAARERLAPYNVFVAADIFGYVCWNEDDTAIGQQIETLGGPLDYISPMLYPSGFTWGLPGCTQPTADPGQIVRRSLVEARSRTGLPGVRFRPWLQAFRDYAFDHRDFAAAEIRAQVDAAEAADTDGWMLWNARNRYDPRQLPK